The following coding sequences are from one Streptomyces sp. NBC_00536 window:
- a CDS encoding ABC transporter ATP-binding protein, whose product MTGPLVDVTDLVIDFPVGGPGGHVRAVDGISFTLEPGRALGIVGESGSGKSTVAAALLGLHHGTGARISGTVRVGGTDVGAAPPAALRALRGGVAAMVFQDPLTSLDPYYAIGDQIAEVYRVHADVSRRAARARAVEVLDRVGIPDAVRRSRARPHEFSGGMRQRALIAMALACEPRLLVADEPTTALDVTVQAQILDLLHGLRAERGLGLLLVTHDVGVAAGSVDELLVMRHGRAVEHGPVARVLAAPANPYTKELLAAVPRLDAPRTSATPAGERTPVVEAVGLRREFGRRGQRVTAVDGVSLTVAEGETLGIVGESGSGKSTLGRMLVGLLDPTSGTVRRAGRETSGVAPGVQMVFQDPGSSLNPRRSIGESIADPLRAAGERDEQVIRARVGELLVRVGLEAAHHDRYPHEFSGGQRQRVGIARALAPRPRLIVCDEPVSALDVTTQAQVTALLAEIQRETGIALVFIAHDLAVVRQVSDRVLVMRGGAVVEEGPVDEVYDRPRHAYTRQLLEAVPSLDPALAAERRSVRAQQKAGSPQS is encoded by the coding sequence ATGACCGGACCTCTGGTGGACGTCACCGACCTCGTGATCGACTTCCCGGTCGGCGGACCGGGCGGGCACGTCCGGGCCGTGGACGGGATCTCCTTCACCCTGGAACCCGGCCGCGCGCTGGGCATCGTGGGCGAGTCCGGCAGCGGCAAGTCCACCGTGGCCGCCGCGCTGCTCGGGCTGCACCACGGGACCGGCGCCCGGATCTCCGGCACGGTCCGGGTGGGCGGCACCGATGTGGGCGCCGCCCCGCCCGCCGCGCTGCGCGCGCTGCGCGGGGGCGTCGCCGCGATGGTCTTCCAGGACCCGCTCACCTCCCTCGACCCGTACTACGCCATCGGCGACCAGATCGCCGAGGTGTACCGGGTGCACGCGGACGTCTCCCGGCGCGCCGCCCGCGCCCGCGCGGTCGAGGTGCTGGACCGGGTGGGCATCCCGGACGCGGTACGCCGCTCCCGGGCCCGGCCGCACGAGTTCAGCGGCGGCATGCGCCAGCGCGCCCTCATCGCCATGGCCCTGGCCTGCGAACCCCGGCTGCTCGTCGCCGACGAGCCGACCACCGCGCTCGACGTCACCGTGCAGGCCCAGATCCTCGACCTGCTGCACGGGCTGCGCGCCGAACGCGGTCTCGGCCTGCTGCTCGTCACCCACGACGTGGGGGTGGCCGCCGGGAGCGTCGACGAACTGCTCGTGATGCGCCACGGGCGGGCCGTGGAGCACGGCCCGGTGGCCCGGGTGCTGGCCGCGCCCGCGAACCCGTACACCAAGGAGCTGCTCGCGGCCGTGCCCCGGCTGGACGCCCCGCGCACGAGCGCCACGCCCGCGGGGGAACGTACGCCCGTGGTCGAAGCGGTCGGCCTGCGCAGGGAGTTCGGGCGCCGGGGCCAGCGGGTCACCGCCGTGGACGGTGTCTCGCTCACCGTCGCCGAGGGTGAGACCCTCGGCATCGTCGGCGAGTCCGGCAGCGGCAAGTCCACCCTCGGGCGGATGCTCGTCGGACTCCTGGACCCCACCTCCGGCACCGTCCGCCGCGCGGGCCGCGAGACCTCCGGGGTCGCCCCCGGCGTCCAGATGGTCTTCCAGGACCCGGGGTCCTCCCTCAACCCGCGCCGCAGCATCGGTGAATCCATCGCCGATCCGCTGCGCGCGGCGGGCGAGCGGGACGAGCAGGTCATCCGGGCCCGGGTCGGCGAACTGCTGGTCCGGGTCGGGCTGGAGGCGGCGCACCACGACCGCTACCCGCACGAGTTCAGCGGCGGCCAGCGCCAGCGCGTCGGGATCGCCCGCGCGCTCGCCCCCCGGCCCCGGCTGATCGTCTGCGACGAACCGGTCTCCGCCCTCGACGTCACCACACAGGCCCAGGTCACCGCCCTGCTCGCGGAGATCCAGCGGGAGACCGGCATCGCGCTGGTCTTCATCGCGCACGACCTCGCGGTGGTCCGCCAGGTCAGCGACCGGGTCCTGGTGATGCGCGGCGGAGCGGTCGTCGAGGAGGGACCGGTGGACGAGGTGTACGACCGCCCGCGGCACGCCTACACGCGGCAACTGCTGGAGGCCGTGCCCTCCCTGGACCCGGCCCTGGCCGCCGAGCGCCGCTCCGTCAGAGCACAGCAGAAAGCAGGCTCTCCCCAGTCTTAG
- a CDS encoding NAD-dependent epimerase/dehydratase — translation MRVLLIGANGYLGRYVADRLLADPAVQLTALGRGDDADVRFDLATGSPGALTRFLDAVHPGVVINCAGATRGGARELTRHNTVAVATVCESLRRSGCGARLVQLGCAAEYGPSQPGSSTAEDAVPRPGGPYGVSKLAATELVLGSGLDAVVLRVFSPVGPGTPAGSPLGRLAEAMRRAMQAGDAELKLSGLGVQRDFVDVRDVARAVHAASLSAAQGVVNIGTGRAVRLRDAAAVLARVAGYGGAIHELDGPQQPHAHPGRPAGLAAIGSPRAEATAEQLAAAPPPYPYPDGCGTWQQADVRTARDRLGWRPRINLEESLADIWMEAACRI, via the coding sequence ATGAGGGTGCTGCTGATCGGAGCCAACGGATACCTCGGCCGCTACGTCGCGGACCGGCTGCTCGCCGACCCCGCCGTCCAGCTCACCGCGCTGGGCCGCGGCGACGACGCGGACGTGCGCTTCGACCTCGCCACCGGCAGTCCCGGCGCGCTCACCCGCTTCCTCGACGCCGTCCACCCGGGCGTCGTGATCAACTGCGCGGGCGCCACCCGCGGCGGCGCCCGCGAGCTGACCCGGCACAACACCGTCGCCGTCGCGACGGTCTGCGAATCGCTGCGCCGCAGCGGCTGCGGGGCCCGGCTGGTGCAGCTCGGCTGCGCCGCCGAATACGGGCCCAGCCAGCCCGGATCGTCCACGGCCGAGGACGCCGTGCCGAGACCCGGCGGGCCGTACGGCGTCAGCAAGCTCGCCGCCACCGAACTCGTCCTCGGGTCCGGGCTCGACGCGGTCGTCCTGCGGGTGTTCTCACCCGTCGGCCCCGGCACCCCCGCCGGGTCCCCGCTCGGCCGCCTCGCCGAGGCGATGCGCCGCGCGATGCAGGCCGGGGACGCGGAGCTGAAGCTCAGCGGACTCGGCGTACAGCGCGACTTCGTCGACGTACGGGACGTGGCGCGGGCCGTGCACGCGGCCTCGCTGTCCGCCGCGCAGGGCGTCGTCAACATCGGCACCGGCCGCGCGGTCCGGCTGCGCGACGCGGCCGCCGTCCTGGCCCGGGTCGCGGGCTACGGCGGCGCCATCCACGAACTCGACGGGCCGCAGCAGCCGCACGCGCACCCCGGCCGCCCCGCGGGCCTGGCCGCGATCGGCTCCCCGCGCGCCGAGGCCACGGCCGAGCAGCTGGCCGCCGCCCCGCCGCCGTACCCGTACCCGGACGGCTGCGGCACCTGGCAGCAGGCCGATGTCCGCACGGCCCGCGACCGGCTGGGCTGGCGGCCCCGGATCAATCTGGAGGAATCGCTCGCGGACATCTGGATGGAGGCGGCGTGCCGCATCTGA
- the moeZ gene encoding adenylyltransferase/sulfurtransferase MoeZ gives MSLPPLVEPAAELTVDEVRRYSRHLIIPDVGMDGQKRLKNAKVLAVGAGGLGSPALMYLAAAGVGTLGIVEFDEVDESNLQRQIIHSQADIGRSKAQSARDSVLGINPYVNVILHEERLEAENVMEIFSQYDLIVDGTDNFATRYLVNDACVLLNKPYVWGSIYRFDGQASVFWSEHGPCYRCLYPEPPPPGMVPSCAEGGVLGVLCASIGSIQVTEAIKVLTGIGEPLVGRLMIYDALEMQYRQVKVRKDPDCAVCGPNATVTELIDYEAFCGVVSEEAQEAAAGSTITPKQLKEWIDNDEPIEIIDVREINEYEIVSIPGAKLIPKGEFLMGTALADLPQDKRIVLHCKTGVRSAEVLAVLKSAGFADAVHVGGGVIGWVHQIEPEKPIY, from the coding sequence GTGTCGCTGCCACCCCTGGTAGAGCCAGCTGCTGAGCTCACCGTTGACGAGGTCCGTCGGTACTCCCGCCACCTGATCATCCCGGACGTCGGGATGGACGGGCAGAAGCGCCTGAAGAACGCCAAGGTGCTCGCGGTGGGCGCCGGCGGCCTCGGTTCCCCCGCCCTGATGTACCTGGCCGCGGCCGGCGTCGGCACGCTCGGCATCGTGGAGTTCGACGAGGTCGACGAGTCGAACCTGCAGCGCCAGATCATCCACAGCCAGGCGGACATCGGCCGCTCGAAGGCGCAGTCGGCGCGCGACAGCGTGCTCGGCATCAACCCGTACGTGAACGTGATCCTCCACGAAGAGCGGCTCGAAGCCGAGAACGTGATGGAGATCTTCAGCCAGTACGACCTGATCGTCGACGGCACGGACAACTTCGCCACCCGTTACCTCGTCAACGACGCCTGCGTGCTGCTGAACAAGCCGTACGTCTGGGGCTCGATCTACCGCTTCGACGGCCAGGCCTCGGTCTTCTGGTCCGAGCACGGCCCGTGCTACCGCTGCCTCTACCCGGAGCCGCCCCCGCCGGGCATGGTTCCCTCCTGCGCCGAGGGCGGCGTGCTGGGCGTGCTCTGCGCGTCCATCGGCTCCATCCAGGTCACCGAGGCCATCAAGGTCCTGACCGGCATCGGTGAGCCGCTGGTCGGCCGCCTGATGATCTACGACGCCCTGGAGATGCAGTACCGCCAGGTCAAGGTCCGCAAGGACCCCGACTGCGCGGTCTGCGGTCCGAACGCGACCGTCACCGAACTCATCGACTACGAGGCCTTCTGCGGCGTCGTGTCCGAGGAGGCGCAGGAAGCGGCCGCCGGTTCGACGATCACTCCCAAGCAGCTCAAGGAGTGGATCGACAACGACGAGCCGATCGAGATCATCGACGTCCGTGAGATCAACGAGTACGAGATCGTCTCGATCCCCGGCGCGAAGCTGATCCCCAAGGGCGAGTTCCTGATGGGCACCGCCCTGGCGGACCTGCCCCAGGACAAGCGGATCGTCTTGCACTGCAAGACGGGTGTCCGCAGTGCGGAAGTCCTCGCGGTCCTGAAGTCCGCGGGCTTCGCGGACGCGGTGCACGTCGGCGGCGGCGTCATCGGCTGGGTCCACCAGATCGAGCCGGAGAAGCCGATCTACTAG
- a CDS encoding DUF3492 domain-containing protein, giving the protein MRIALLTEGGYPYATGEARVWCDRLVRGLPQHEFELYALSRSAGQEERGRVPLPAHVTRVRTAPLWAPDDDGRTHSRRERRRFLACFTDLVHGICAGEAEPFAAGLYGLAELARDQGGLYAAIRSETAVRAVESACRAPGASRAVQAAQVPDLLAFVDELERALRPLSLDWYEELGAVDICHAAAGGLAALPGLVAKRFFGVPLLVTEYGVQLRAHYLEHTEERPALRALLGAFQVRLAAEIYARADLLTPGNAHARRWQERCGATRERLRTVYPGMEADRFATVGEAADHGDPATLVWVGRIEPAKDLIALLHAFAEVRRAEPDTRLRIFATAAAPGYLADCRSLAAQLFPDEAADAVTVGESPVTFEEIGGPETPALSDAYGSAPVTVLSSVVEGFPIRLVEAMFCGRATVSTDVGAVCEVIGGTGLVVPPRNPRALADACLTLLRDPERARRLGAAARARALELFTVEQNVAAFREIYLQLIADGAACPPADAPFTHPPEARVPGHWTTPTWAPSPEATV; this is encoded by the coding sequence GTGCGGATCGCACTGCTCACGGAAGGTGGTTATCCGTATGCGACGGGCGAAGCGAGGGTGTGGTGCGACCGGCTGGTGCGCGGGCTTCCGCAGCACGAGTTCGAGCTGTACGCGCTGAGCCGCAGCGCCGGGCAGGAGGAGCGCGGCCGGGTGCCGCTGCCCGCCCACGTCACACGGGTGCGCACGGCCCCCCTGTGGGCCCCCGACGACGACGGCCGGACCCACTCGCGCCGCGAACGGCGCCGGTTCCTGGCCTGCTTCACGGACCTGGTGCACGGGATCTGCGCCGGGGAGGCGGAGCCGTTCGCCGCCGGACTGTACGGACTGGCCGAACTCGCCCGGGACCAGGGCGGCCTGTACGCGGCCATCCGGTCCGAGACCGCGGTGCGGGCCGTCGAATCCGCCTGCCGGGCGCCCGGCGCGAGCCGCGCCGTCCAGGCCGCCCAGGTTCCCGACCTGCTCGCGTTCGTCGACGAACTGGAGCGCGCGCTGCGCCCGCTCAGCCTGGACTGGTACGAGGAACTCGGCGCCGTCGACATCTGCCACGCGGCGGCGGGCGGGCTGGCCGCGCTGCCCGGGCTGGTGGCCAAACGCTTCTTCGGAGTGCCGCTGCTCGTCACGGAGTACGGAGTCCAGCTCCGGGCGCACTACCTGGAGCACACGGAGGAACGCCCGGCGCTGCGGGCCCTGCTCGGCGCCTTCCAGGTCCGGCTCGCCGCCGAGATCTACGCCCGGGCCGACCTGCTCACCCCCGGCAACGCCCACGCGCGGCGCTGGCAGGAGCGGTGCGGGGCCACCCGGGAGCGGCTGCGGACGGTCTACCCGGGGATGGAGGCGGACCGATTCGCCACCGTCGGGGAGGCCGCCGACCACGGTGACCCCGCCACGCTGGTGTGGGTGGGCCGGATAGAACCGGCCAAGGACCTCATCGCGCTGCTGCACGCCTTCGCGGAGGTGCGGCGGGCCGAACCGGACACCCGGCTGCGCATCTTCGCGACCGCGGCGGCGCCGGGGTACCTGGCCGACTGCCGCTCACTGGCGGCCCAGCTCTTCCCGGACGAGGCGGCCGACGCGGTGACGGTCGGCGAGAGCCCCGTCACCTTCGAGGAGATCGGCGGACCGGAGACCCCGGCCCTGTCCGACGCGTACGGCTCCGCCCCGGTCACCGTGCTGTCCTCGGTGGTCGAGGGCTTCCCGATCCGGCTCGTCGAAGCCATGTTCTGCGGCCGGGCCACCGTCTCCACCGACGTGGGCGCGGTGTGCGAGGTCATCGGCGGCACCGGACTGGTGGTCCCGCCGCGCAACCCGCGCGCCCTCGCGGACGCCTGCCTGACCCTGCTGCGCGACCCGGAACGCGCCCGGCGGCTGGGGGCGGCGGCCAGGGCCCGGGCCCTGGAACTCTTCACCGTCGAGCAGAACGTGGCCGCCTTCCGCGAGATCTACCTCCAGCTCATCGCCGACGGCGCGGCCTGCCCGCCCGCCGACGCCCCCTTCACGCATCCGCCGGAGGCCCGCGTGCCGGGCCACTGGACCACCCCGACGTGGGCCCCCTCCCCGGAGGCGACGGTATGA
- a CDS encoding spherulation-specific family 4 protein: protein MPHLTTPPGARRAASEAGRLGLGVPGYGHPLVAPAEWAELSRPGTPLHWAVLNVAGGPGQRPDPHCSQAAVRIRETGGTVLGHLAMRDGERCFGELISDAHRFADWYRVGGFYLADAPAGRDGLDAVRKVTDTLRTLGTGGNVPHLVLGHGTHPYAGYADTADQLVTFSGSWADYRWSQVAEWTADHPPERFCHFVHGVPRTHLEEAVRVARWQGAGTIWFTDRPGTRAGSDPWASMPGYWDEIVSRIGTSVSE, encoded by the coding sequence GTGCCGCATCTGACCACCCCGCCCGGGGCGCGGCGGGCGGCCAGCGAGGCCGGCCGGCTGGGCCTCGGGGTCCCCGGGTACGGGCATCCGCTGGTCGCCCCCGCCGAGTGGGCCGAGCTGTCCCGGCCCGGCACCCCGCTGCACTGGGCCGTCCTGAACGTGGCGGGCGGCCCCGGGCAGCGGCCCGACCCGCACTGTTCGCAGGCGGCCGTCCGGATCCGGGAAACGGGTGGCACCGTACTCGGTCATCTCGCGATGCGGGACGGCGAGCGGTGCTTCGGCGAGCTGATCTCGGACGCCCACCGGTTCGCCGACTGGTACCGGGTCGGCGGTTTCTACCTGGCCGACGCCCCGGCGGGCCGGGACGGGCTGGACGCCGTGCGCAAGGTGACGGACACCCTGCGCACGCTCGGGACCGGCGGGAACGTCCCGCACCTGGTGCTCGGGCACGGTACCCACCCGTACGCGGGCTACGCCGACACCGCCGACCAGCTGGTCACCTTCTCCGGGAGCTGGGCCGACTACCGCTGGTCGCAGGTGGCGGAGTGGACGGCGGACCATCCGCCGGAGCGGTTCTGCCACTTCGTGCACGGGGTGCCGCGCACGCATCTGGAGGAGGCCGTGCGGGTCGCCCGCTGGCAGGGCGCGGGCACGATCTGGTTCACCGACCGGCCCGGAACGCGGGCGGGCAGCGACCCGTGGGCCTCGATGCCCGGGTACTGGGACGAAATCGTCTCGCGGATCGGGACGAGTGTCTCGGAATGA